In one window of Macrotis lagotis isolate mMagLag1 chromosome 5, bilby.v1.9.chrom.fasta, whole genome shotgun sequence DNA:
- the LOC141523630 gene encoding small ribosomal subunit protein uS12-like, with protein sequence MGKCRGLRTARKLHSHRRDQKWHDQQYKKAHLGTALKANPFGGPSHAKGIVLEKVGVEAKQPNSAIRKCVTVQLIKNGKKITAFVPSDGCLNFIEENDEVLVAGFGQKGHAVGDIPGVCFKVVKVANVSLLALYKGKKERPRS encoded by the coding sequence ATGGGTAAGTGCCGTGGTCTTCGTACTGCTAGGAAGCTCCACAGCCACAGAAGAGACCAAAAGTGGCATGACCAACAATATAAGAAAGCACATTTGGGCACTGCCTTGAAGGCCAACCCATTTGGAGGACCATCTCATGCCAAAGGGATTGTCTTGGAAAAAGTTGGTGTAGAAGCCAAGCAGCCCAATTCTGCCATCAGGAAGTGTGTGACAGTTCAGTTGATTAAGAATGGCAAAAAAATCACTGCCTTTGTTCCCAGTGATGGCTGCTTGAATTTTATTGAGGAAAATGATGAAGTTTTGGTTGCTGGATTTGGTCAAAAAGGCCATGCTGTTGGTGATATTCCTGGAGTCTGCTTCAAGGTTGTAAAAGTTGCAAATGTTTCTCTTCTGGCCTTGTAcaaaggcaagaaagaaagaCCAAGATCATAA